From the genome of Malus sylvestris chromosome 13, drMalSylv7.2, whole genome shotgun sequence:
ACCATATTCCAGTTGATGTGTACTGGGCTGTTGCCACTGTTGTTGCTTGTGCAACTAAGATCACCATCCTCACCTGTAATGAGTAAGTTCTCCATTGACCTTTAGGAAATCGCTCTTTTGCCAGACCGTGCATCTGGTTGAAGTGAAGTTTCGTAATCCAAATTCACAGCCTAACAACTTAATTTAGCATTGGTCTggcaaataaaaattatttgtttagtAGTTAATAAAATGACCATGGTTGCCTTCGTTTTAGGGACAAGGAGCATGATCTAGCCCCATTTGCTCAAAAAATTCACTATGTCCTAAACAAGCTTAAGATCCAGCTTATTGTCTGCAGAAAACAAATTGGTGGGTTAAATGGAGATGTTTCATTTGGAATTATTTTCTGTACTTGCACAAATGAAACGCTCAAGATAATCTTTGTTTCATGCATGCAGAGGAGGCAGAGACTTACCGGAGGCTAAGGAAAATCTTCCGAACTCCTACTGAAATCATGGAGGTTTTCAAGGCCCTGATTTTTACCAAGGAAAATGTCCAGCCGCTCGTTGATGGTTCTACTAAACAAATGGTTTGTTCTAGTCACAGTACTATAATGTGTAATTGAATTATTTTTACCGCTGGCACTATGTTGCTGCAAGGAAAATTAAAGTTAATAATATGACAGTAACGTACCATAGAAAAAGATGGCAGTAAAGTTGCTTAGGAGTACTTTTTTGTCATACAAAATTTCCAACGTAATTTTCTTGGCATGACTAATTTAATTGGAACCCTAAAATGTCACGTGGAATATTAATCTTTAATATGCATGTTTGTATATACAATTCAGTTTTTCTACTGAGCTCCTATGTGATTAGTCAATCATAATACTATTTAGACACGTAAAATAAACATCATTACGAACTCACTATAAATAAAGGTGAGTGCAACCATTGTATGTGAGACACACCTTTAAGGAGGAGTATTAGCAAAGAAAATCAGTTTTTGGTGACATGATTTTTCGGTTAGTCAAATTGCTACTTATTAATTACTTACAACGTGCATAATTCATTTAAACAGGTTAAAATCGATATCCTGAGGAAGAAGAACGTGTTGTTGTTCATTTCAAGCCTAGACATCTCTGATGATGATATCTCAATCCTCAAGCCCATCTATGATATGATAAAGAAAGACAATCAGCACAAGATTGTGTGGATTCCGATTGTGGAGCATTGGACCGATGACCGCCGAAAGAAGTTTGAGAGCCTCCGAAATAAGATGCCATGGTACACAGTGCAGATCTCGGCACCTGTAGCAGGCATCAGATTCATCAAGGAGGAGTGGAGCTTCAAGGGTAAGCCCACACTAGTGGTGATGAACCCACAAGGAAAGGTCGAACATCCCAACGCTCTCCACATGATTAGGGTTTGGGGAGTCAATGCTTTCCCTTTCACAAAGGCAACTGAAGAAGAGCTCTCACATGGTCACGGAGATAAATGGATTGGCACTGTTGTCCAAGGGGTTAGCCAATCTGTTACGGTAATTTCCCTTTTAACTGTTTAAATATGAGGACCGCTATTGCAACCACATTTACTTACCACATTATTAACCACCTTTCTAATACAACTTAATCTTACATATATAAGCGTGGATACAAAAAACATGTTATTTTTACCGTACCGCCTCTTTAATAAAGGTGTAATAATAATGAAACATATTTTTGGCAAGaagtataaaataacaaaacatatTATAATTGACGGAGAAGTGTAAAATTGTACAAGACGCAACTCTCCCATTAATAGAGATTAGTATAGAATAGCAACGCTCCTTAAATCTAGAATACATTTCGTTAGTTAAGTTTGTGTGGTTGATCTAACTATGGCTTGGTCAAACAGATCAAAGAGGACAAGTATATTTTCTTCTATGGTGGCAAAGACAATGGTTGGATTCAAGAgttcacaaagaaagcaactgCCCTTGCAAATGACCCCATCTTCAAGGAAGCAAAGATTCAAATCGAGTTGTTCTGCGTGGGAAAAGGAAGCAAGGGGGAAGATGACCATGGCATCCTCGGGAAGTTCTGGACTGGCATCGAAAGCTTgttcttcaccaaggttcacaAGCCAGCCGACCAAGTCGGTCAAGAAATCCAGAAGCTACTTTCTTACAAAAACGAAAGTGGATGGGCTGTGCTCAGCAAAGGGCATTCTGTGGTGCTCACCGGCCACGGTGTCTCGATCTTGAGGGTGGTAGAGGACTTTGACAAATGGAAGGACCATGTGAAAGAGAGTGGCTTTGAGTTTTGCTTCAAGTCATACCATGAGAGGGTTCGCACTGTGAGTCGACCTTGCTGCCGCCTTGATATTCCAGGCTCTACCGGGAAGGTTCCAGACACCATGAAGTGTCCTGATTGCCACCGGAGCATGGAGACTTTCATCAGTTACAAGTGTTGCCACATTGATGGTCCTACTGCACATCACTAAGTTCTCGTTCTACTTCCCTTTACTACTTCAAGTGTGATGTTGGCTAGTCCAATAAGTTCAGAGTAGTATGTTGTAATATCTATAATAAAGGGCAACCTAGTTAGCTCATGCATGGTGATACTTGATGCCTTATTAATGGGGACTAGTATGCTTATGTAATTGTCTTCCTGAGTATGTTTTCATGGTATGTAGCTGCTACTTTATGTAATGCAATGTTTATTTGAATAATTTGAGATGTCTACATTTCCCTTAGTGTGTGTATGAATTATCAATTACTTCAAATTGTTCAGACTTATATTTGAGGAAAATAACTTCAAATCTAAGTCCTTGGACgt
Proteins encoded in this window:
- the LOC126597118 gene encoding protein SIEVE ELEMENT OCCLUSION B-like, with amino-acid sequence MLGLANNVAAKVASVVTTTHQHITGDHELSLFTMSDQKILEQIYGTHVHADESFDDDSLFGITENILKRATQIVDKIVQGTQVHVENIEENTPKAGFSAPLCTLKSIASEMQCKPPSEEVAHNTTLAILNKLSSYSWEAKAVLTLAAFAMEYGEFWLLAQLQESDRLAKSIAILKRVPLLLKPSDLHKKRQAVLELNNLIKATLQVIECIDQFDKLSSYDPKDVPALALAMDHIPVDVYWAVATVVACATKITILTCNEDKEHDLAPFAQKIHYVLNKLKIQLIVCRKQIEEAETYRRLRKIFRTPTEIMEVFKALIFTKENVQPLVDGSTKQMVKIDILRKKNVLLFISSLDISDDDISILKPIYDMIKKDNQHKIVWIPIVEHWTDDRRKKFESLRNKMPWYTVQISAPVAGIRFIKEEWSFKGKPTLVVMNPQGKVEHPNALHMIRVWGVNAFPFTKATEEELSHGHGDKWIGTVVQGVSQSVTIKEDKYIFFYGGKDNGWIQEFTKKATALANDPIFKEAKIQIELFCVGKGSKGEDDHGILGKFWTGIESLFFTKVHKPADQVGQEIQKLLSYKNESGWAVLSKGHSVVLTGHGVSILRVVEDFDKWKDHVKESGFEFCFKSYHERVRTVSRPCCRLDIPGSTGKVPDTMKCPDCHRSMETFISYKCCHIDGPTAHH